From the Lolium rigidum isolate FL_2022 chromosome 2, APGP_CSIRO_Lrig_0.1, whole genome shotgun sequence genome, one window contains:
- the LOC124686563 gene encoding uncharacterized protein LOC124686563, protein MIALEVYAKKNDMQPELELIEVKERTLIDEEGKGYVHFNFLVKRLDGTSGLFFAEVHPDCREEEDVYLCIPLDENDCGHCFGCKDRAKDLKHPTSGGYLGGHKDLGFPFMVFESDEDSEGEI, encoded by the exons ATGATAGCACTAGAAGTCTATGCAAAGAAAAATGATATGCAG CCCGAGCTGGAATtgattgaagtaaaagagaggacCTTAATCGATGAGGAGGGAAAAGGATACGTGCATTTCAACTTTTTAGTGAAAAGACTAGATGGCACATCTGGTTTATTCTTTGCGGAGGTGCATCCCGATTGTAGAGAGGAAGAGGATGTTTATCTTTGCATCCCTTTGGATGAGAATGACTGCG GTCATTGTTTTGGGTGCAAGGACCGTGCAAAAGACCTCAAGCACCCGACTAGTGGTGGCTATTTGGGTGGGCACAAGGATCTCGGTTTTCCATTCATGGTATTTGAGAGTGATGAAGATAGTGAAGGCGAGATTTGA